atttattgatttgaaaatctCGCACCAGTCTTGCTTCACTGCAATATATCTCAATTAATCacagtgtatgatcttttaaatatattgctggatacgatttgctaatattttgttgaagattttagcatctaggttcatcaaggatattggccacTTTCTTTGTACTatatttatctggttttggaattaggataaagCCAGgtctcataaaaaaaaatgacaacaaacaaacttggaagtattctttcctcttggattttttggaataatttgaggagtataggtgttagttctttgaatgtttggtaaaactcccctgtgaagccatctggtcctggacttttgtttgctgggagttttttttttaaatatttaaaattatttattttatcattatgcACAATCAAGAACATTATAGATGACAGAGTTCTTTCCACCACAAAATTATTTACACCCATTTATTCAGCTAGAAACACCAGCTTGAAGAGGTACTGGTATATTCCATTTGTAATAATTTGCTTACAGCAAACAACTGTCTTATAATGGAATATGTTGAAGAAAATATTGTCTCATAagtcttttttgttcttttaagtcTCAATCACTACAAGTTCAAGGTACTTTGACAGAATCCTAGTGTCCTGAATGGCCTGATGAATGCATTAAATCAAACAGTGTGTTTGTATTCGGAAAATACTCTTAGATTCATACAAATGTTGCTTGGGTTGTGGATTTCATATTTCTCCCACTGGCACTATGACATTTGAAGAACATTCGTTATGAAAGTTTCACACcaattttgttttgctcttttttcATTAGCCGCTGTGcctccttttccattttctttctttgctgttccgctgctctcttttctctgtctGCTATCTTCTGTTGCCTCAGAACTTCTTCTGCTTGCCAGGCTgcatcttcctcttcttcccatGCATTGGTATTTTCCTGCCAGGTATCCAAGTCACCTAATTCAGGTGATTGATGAATAAATGGCATATCTTGTGTAGCTGCTAATCTACTAGAGAAACCTGTGCTACCATCTGGGACGCCAAAATTTAATGGTTCTCTCTTCTTAATAATGATTTTCTGAGTTTTCCTTATAGTTGGTGTCATGTCCTTAAAATAGTCAGGTTCCAGTTGTTCCAAAGCATTTTGTTGTGTTGCCACATTCCCATTCCCTCCTTCAATCTTTATACTTGTGGGAGCATCTTCATCCCAGGAAGTCCACTCTTCAATATCTGTCTGTTTTGGAACTGATGA
The sequence above is a segment of the Myotis daubentonii chromosome X, mMyoDau2.1, whole genome shotgun sequence genome. Coding sequences within it:
- the LOC132223671 gene encoding receptor-binding cancer antigen expressed on SiSo cells-like, which codes for MKFSRGRFWFPSWLSQFQLFKVCTCLATLFSFLKRLICRSGRGRKLSGDQITLPTTVDYSSVPKQTDIEEWTSWDEDAPTSIKIEGGNGNVATQQNALEQLEPDYFKDMTPTIRKTQKIIIKKREPLNFGVPDGSTGFSSRLAATQDMPFIHQSPELGDLDTWQENTNAWEEEEDAAWQAEEVLRQQKIADREKRAAEQQRKKMEKEAQRLMKKEQNKIGVKLS